TCTTCCTTTATTTATTCTTTTATATGATGAATNNNNNNNNNNNNNNNNNNNNNNNNNNNNNNNNNNNNNNNNNNNNNNNNNNNNNNNNNNNNNNNNNNNNNNNNNNNNNNNNNNNNNNNNNNNNNNNNNNNNNNNNNNNNNNNNNNNNNNNNNNNNNNNNNNNNNNNNNNNNNNNNNNNNNNNNNNNNNNNNNNNNNNNNNNNNNNNNNNNNNNNNNNNNNNNNNNNNNNNNNNNNNNNNNNNNNNNNNNNNNNNNNNNNNNNNNNNNNNNNNNNNNNNNNNNNNNNNNNNNNNNNNNNNNNNNNNNNNNNNNNNNNNNNNNNNNNNNNNNNNNNNNNNNNNNNNNNNNNNNNNNNNNNNNNNNNNNNNNNNNNNNNNNNNNNNNNNNNNNNNNNNNNNNNNNNNNNNNNNNCATCCATATCAAATCCATATATTTCATCTATTGTATCTGATATATCTTTATTTGACATTCCTCTTGCATACATAGACAATATTTTACTTTCTATATGACTTATATCTCTTTTTCTTTTTGGAAGTACTTCAGGAGTAAATGTTGAATTTCTATCTTGTGGTATACTAAGATCTATTTTACCTGCAGTAGAATTAATTGTTTTAGTCTTGTATCCATTTCTATAGTTATTTCTTTCTTCATTATGTTCATAATATGGAGTTTGAATATGATGCTCAAATTCTGCTTCTAGCATAT
The Streptobacillus felis DNA segment above includes these coding regions:
- a CDS encoding transposase — translated: KRIREMEETAFDKAAKLLIQNGDLKTITDIEDALKKMLGSTIKNMLEAEFEHHIQTPYYEHNEERNNYRNGYKTKTINSTAGKIDLSIPQDRNSTFTPEVLPKRKRDISHIESKILSMYARGMSNKDISDTIDEIYGFDMD